The Lagopus muta isolate bLagMut1 chromosome 28, bLagMut1 primary, whole genome shotgun sequence genome includes the window CCGCTAGGCTGCAAAGCCCGGTCCTGCCCCACGCTCACCCTCGCAGTTGACAGCAGCCACGTGGTTGGACGGACAGGACGCAGCGTCAcctggctgcagctcacagtgctccaagtccagctcctgccctgcacacagcacctgACGCAGACCCACCGCGTTCCCCTCAGTCATGGGTGGGCTGCAGGGCACCGGGATGGCACGGGGGCGGCCGCAGCCCAGCTGGCGGCACAGGACGCGGGCAGCTGCAAGGTCCCAGCCCACGGCACAGACCGAGGCCCAGgagccagcctgcagcagctccacgcGGCCCTGGCATCGGGAATGGCCGCCGGAGAGCTGggcaggcactgctggggaGAGTGGGAGAGTGAAGTGTGGCCCTCCCAGTGCTGCACCAACCTgaccagcacagccccagtcTGCCCAGTGCGGCACCAGTTTGTTTAGTACAGCGCCTAGTCTGGCTCAGCACAGTCATAGCGaagccccagcccagctccagcatGCCCAGTTCAGCCCCACACTGCCCAGTTCAGCCTCAGTCTGCTCAGCTCAGTCACAGCAAAGCCCAAGCACAGCCCCACTCTGCCCAGTTCAGCCCCAGTCTGTTCAGCAtggtcccagcacagccccactctACCCAGCTCAGCCCAAGACTGCCTCGTTCAGTCCCAGTTTGCCCTGCTCAGTCTCAGTATTCCCACCACACTCTTggtgtgctcagcacagccacaaCACAGCTCTTGTCTGGGTCTCTGGGTCTCATTCCCAACCTGCCTCATTTGGCCCCAGCTCGGCATCAGCACAGGCCCGGTCTTCCTATCTTGGCCCTTGTCTGTCCAATTTGGACTCAGTCTGCCAAGCACAGCACCAGCATGGCCCAGTCTACCCAGAACAGCCCCACTACAGCTCCAGTGTGCCCAGCTTAGTCCCGGTTTGCCCAGAACAGCCCTATCACAGCTGCAACACAGCCCCAGTCTGCCCAGCACAGTCCCACTATGGTGACCCAGCATAGTCCCTGTGTAGCCTGTCTGTCCTGTACAATTCTAGGCTGCCCAGTAGGCTGCCCAGTACTGTTCCAGTCTGCCCAGTTCAAACCATCCCACCTGTTGCCCATGCCCTGGTGCCTGCCCATCCAGCAACTGCTGTCCCCCGGGCACCCAAATGGTATATGTGGGGACATCCCAGGACACGCAGTGACCCCCCGTGATGCCCAGTGACCCCTGCTGACATCCAGGACACTCAATGACCCCAAGTAACACCCAAGTGAACCCCACTGACACCCAGTGACACCCAACATACCAGAACCAATCACGGCACCGCAGCACAAAGCTGAGGGGGAGAGAAGTAGGAGTTGGAAAGAGACAGAGACATCCACAGACCATCCAAGACCCTCAGGACCCCCCAGCCCACTGACACACAACATAAAATGTTTTCCCCCCAGTTCTGTGTGCCCCCAGCTCTGTAcccctccttttccttcagttctgcCCACCATGCATCCCAGCTTTGCCTCCCCATGTGCCTCCACCTCTGTGCCCCTCATTTGCCTCCCATCTCTACACCTTCCAtttcccccagctctgcaccccccATGTCCTCACCCAGGCACAGTCCAAGGCTACGCAGCCCCcccatgctggcagcagggcctcCCCAGCCACTGGGGCCACCCTTTTAACAAGGGGGCCTCGGGGGGGGGGGCAAGGG containing:
- the LOC125685597 gene encoding CD5 antigen-like isoform X1 → MGGLRSLGLCLALCCGAVIGSAVPAQLSGGHSRCQGRVELLQAGSWASVCAVGWDLAAARVLCRQLGCGRPRAIPVPCSPPMTEGNAVGLRQVLCAGQELDLEHCELQPGDAASCPSNHVAAVNCEEPFRLRLAGGPRRCAGRLEVQRAGRWGTVCDDGWRGANTAVVCRELGCGEAQGMDGKRPRFGPGVGHIWLDDVRCRGQEKSLQDCAHRMWGYHDCTHREDVGVVCQDP
- the LOC125685597 gene encoding CD5 antigen-like isoform X2, coding for MGGLRSLGLCLALCCGAVIGSVPAQLSGGHSRCQGRVELLQAGSWASVCAVGWDLAAARVLCRQLGCGRPRAIPVPCSPPMTEGNAVGLRQVLCAGQELDLEHCELQPGDAASCPSNHVAAVNCEEPFRLRLAGGPRRCAGRLEVQRAGRWGTVCDDGWRGANTAVVCRELGCGEAQGMDGKRPRFGPGVGHIWLDDVRCRGQEKSLQDCAHRMWGYHDCTHREDVGVVCQDP